The DNA window tccacttaattttgttgtgaactactctgaaaaaataaagtctattaattaaaagaaaagtaacgTGTAAGCCTGGGGGGCGGTGAGGAAAACAACAGTAGAACTgagcatcagagaaggaataTGAGCGGATGTCCTTGGCCTTGGGCGGGCCCAAGAGGACAGCAGAGTGTATGAATGCACATCAAATTAACTGAGCACCTCCTACATGCCTGTCACATTTACATCCCCAGTATCTTCACAAAACTCTCACACTGTAATTCTGGCTCAGAGAAAATCAATCATTTTTTTGCTGAAGGTCCCACGACTAGAAAGTAGCAAAGCGCAGGTTTGAATGCCATTTCTGCTGACTCGAAGTCCAGTTGTCCCCTCTAAGTAACTGCTGGAAAGGTCAAAGCAGTGACTGCGGAAAAGTTTGCTTTAGGAAAGACATCACGCTGCAGATTCAACTTTGCACCTATGCATACAGAGTGGGTCCATGGATGGACTGAGTTTGTGGATGGAGGGAAAACACAAAACCACATCAACAGCATCACATTTATTTACTtcaccattaaaagaaaaagaagaggctgCAGGGGAGGCGATAGAGGAGTACTGAATAGAGAATCATTATTACTATCCAGAGTAATAGCCTTTCTGGAATTTCCCATACCAAGGACAAAATTTCATAATGGACAGAGTCAGGTTCTCCTGGGAGTCACCCTCTCTGCCATGATGAGGAAGGAAAGCTTCTGCAGCTCTGGAGAGAGGCCAGGGAAGGTGGCCTCACAGTCTGGTGACAATGCAGACCTCCCCAagtctcctttcttctctgcgGTGCATCCCAGAGACACGGCCCATCTTCCTCACCTCTTCATGGCCACACTCATCTTATTCTTCCATGTCCAAGCCTGGCTGGAAAGGAAGATAAAGTCTCCCCACCTCCCTACTTCCTTGCTGCTCCAAGAAAACAAAGTCTTCATTCCATATTGCTTCAGGAAAACAgaaggcaacacacacacacacacacacacacacacacacacacgcacacacacacacaaagtttcaGTACCTTACAAGTCTCTGGTCTTAAAGCTACTATTCTAAACCCCAACTCCCTTCCCAGCTGGTAATTATAGGTCCCCTTTAGAGCCCCCACCCAGCCACCGATTTTTAATCTCCTAAGGGTGCTCACCTGAAATCTCCCTTATTCTGACCCAGATTTTTCCAAAGGTCATGCAGAGCCCTATTCCCAGACCACTTTGCCGTAATCGATCCAGCGCGGGGGGGGAGGGGCGAAACTGATGGCTTCCACGCAGTTGAAGCCGTGGTTGAAGCCAGAGTGGTAGCCGTAGGGAAAGGTCACGATGAACTCTCCAGCCTCCTGAGTGACCCGATCGAAGGGGATGCCGTTGTCCTTGAGGACCGTGGGCGAGATGAGAGCCACCTTGTGCCGCAGGAAGGCCTCACAGCCCCGCGCGCTGCCCGGGAACAGCTCCCTGGCCAGGCGTTCCAGGCGCCGGCCGTGCTCCGGGGGCACCGCGTACCACGTCTTGGGCTCCCCGAAGTGCAGGTAGTTGATGCTGTAAAGGTCCATGTCCTCCGTGTGCCAGGCGAAGGCGGTCTTCCACATGCCGAAGTACAGGTAGGGGGTGTTGAAGCCTTCGATGACCACTCCGCACTCCTGCTCCAGCAGGTCCTGAATGGTTCCCAGGTGTCCAAGGTTCCACTGCTCCGTGTTTTGATCGAATAAGGAGCCACTCACGTCCGCACCATATACTGGTGAATCATAGAGGCGTGTTTTCCAATATTTTCGCTCCAGATCCTCAAAATCAGAGTAGAATGGAGTCTGGTGTTTTTCACTGTTTGTTAAGCGGCGATACTCGCTCATGGTCatgactttcttctttttgtggtGTTGAGTAAACACACCTGCCTTCCCAGTGGTCACCTGCTGGAGGGGAGCGGCTATTAAGATGTCATCGATATCATCGTACGTCTGTCTGGCTTTCCATCCTTTCGGTGGAATTACCTTGGCTAGGCCAGCTCGGTGTGCACCTTGTGACTCCAGGTAAAcaatatatttgttgaaatctTCAAATTCTTCCATGGTTGGGTGGAAGGTCCTAATCTTCCAACTTGGGTTCTGGCTACCAAAGTGCTTAGACTGCATGGCGGCAATAGAATAAGCAACGGACTCCCAGCTTCTTAGGTATGCTTTGGATACCTGAGAATGCTGGGGAGTAACACCTTCCCTatactttctttatttttaaagaagtttagaTATATCTGAGAGGCAGGAACTCAGACTTGAACTTTTAAACAAACGAGGTGGTATCTTCTCCAGGCTTGTCAATCCACCAGAAGGACTCCGCTCTTGTCAGCATTTTGGAGCCAAAGAAAATAGAGTATTTCCCAGAGGAGAGGGCTCTCTGAGCCAAGTCCTGCTTCAGCCTGCAGCTCTGTGAGTTTCTTCTGTTAGGGATATAAGTGCCTGAGGCCTCGCCAGATTCCCAGGCTTGAGTGCATGGGTGCCTTCTCACCTCACTGTAGCAGAAAGTCTCTCCATGGAAGTTTCCAAGCCAAACCTACAGAAAgtacaaaatattgaaaataagtgGATGACAAAACAAACTGATTTAACATCAAGTTAAAGAAAATTGTATAGCAATCTTAATTTCAAAGTTTGAATTTAAGGGCAAAAAGTACACTCTTTTGGTAGGCATGTGAACTGGTGCAGCTATGGTGCatagtatggaaaacagtatggcagttcctcaaaacttTTAAGTATAAGCAACATATGATGCTGCagtctcacttctgggtatatatccaaaggaaataaaaacagaatatgaAGGAGATATCTGCCCTCCCTCATTCTCTGAGGTATTATTCACAATGGATAATATATGGAAACAACGAACATGTCCAGCGATGGTTGAATGGTTacaggagatgtggtacatatatacaatggaatattactcagccataaaaaggaatgaaactgagtgatttgtactgaggtggatggacctagagactgtcatactgagtgaagtaagtcagaaagagaaaaacaaataccgtatgctaacacatatatatggaatctaaaaaaaaaaaaaggtcatgaagaacctaggggcaagatgggaataaagatgcagacctactagagaatggacttgaggatatggggagggggaagggtaagctgggacaaagtgagagagtggcatgcacatatatacactaccaaacgtaaaatagatagctagtgggaagcagctgcatagcacagggagatcagctcggtgctttgtgaccacctagaggggtgggatagggagggtgggagggagggagatgcaagaggaaagagatatggggacatatgtatatgtataactgattcactttgttataaagcagaaactaacacaccattgtaaagcaattataccccaattaaaaaaaaaaaaaaaggaaatctgtaTCTGTATTGTATAaggaattttaatttcaattctgTCTGCTCTTATAATCTGTgcattatgaattatttttctgaatggATTCACATCTGTGTATTATCTTCTCCATcatgtaaaatgataaaaaataatttacatgtgGAAAAATGTAACATGAACTACCAAAGTGACCCAGAAGGCACATATGATAGTGATGAGTAACTATAATAAAGAGAatatatcttcaaaaaaaaaaaaaagagtaaaaaggttttaattcctttaataacAGAAATACATGGCCccaatgaagaaatataaaaatgatatgcATGCAATGCTTATActttaaatgcataaataaaggAGAACTTTACCAGGGAAAAAAAGTTGCTTTCTGATATAAAATGTcatccttttcatctttttgctttaaaggaaaaaaaaaaaaaaaaaaggccaaaaaagtGCTTGCCTTCTGCTAGTCTAAAATCTTAATTCCAAACGATGATACACTAGGACCCAGAAAATGGTTTCCTTGAAGGATTCAGCCTCTGAATGAAACAGGCTGTGCTCAAAGTCTGACTATATATGTCCCACAGCAATTTCAATTCGATCAGTACCACCCCAATTCGAATACCCTCATATCCAATCAAAATCTCTAATTTGATCCCACATAATTTTCAAGTCCCTTCCAATTGACACACTCCTTACCCAGTTCTAGAAACCCTCTCATTCCCATTAGATCGTAGTTCACTCAATGAGGTGCTTTTTCCtgaaaatctttgtgatttttaccaagaaaatattaagaaaaaaattaacttcacaagttggaaaaaagtttaaaaataaaatctcaaggaAAGGATATCCCAATGTATAGTtccctctctctcgctctctctctctctatatgcATAAatagtgtcattttttaaaacttctggtaGGAAAATAACTCTTTTGCTCATAAGcacaaataacagaaataaagtgacCTACCTTCTACCAACAAAATCCTGATTCCAGTTGGAGATATTCAAGgacccagagagagagacagtgttCTCTGGGCAGCTGACCTCCAAATGCAGACCCATGTCCTGATGGCTCTGGCTTTCTACCTGGGCAAAGGTATAATTTGATTGGCACCAATCATCGGTAATTGCTCTGCTTGGTCAGCCCACTTTGTCTGCgcccttttgattttttaaaccaaTCTTACAGCGAGCTAAACGGTTGAAAATAAAGGAGTGGGAAAGTCAAACCaagcaaatattaaacaaaagaaacctGGTCTAGCAGCAATTAATATCGAATGTATTTATAAGGTAAAAGAAGGACAGCTTAtagttatcaaaaagaaaaactcacGGGAAAGATTACAGTGATGCACTTTACGCACCTAAACACACAGCGCTGAGACACAGAACACAAAGACTGAGAATTATAAGGTAAAACTGACATATTTGCAACCATggtgggagatttttttttttcaaacaccgTTGTCTCAGAAACTGATAGAtgagaacagaagaaaatttaatgctataaaagtttaaacaataaatttaacaactttGATTATATTACCTGCAGCAACCACATAGCAAAATGTTTTTCaacacatataaaacatttacaaaaatttaccACTGTAAGACCACATAATAAATCTCAATAAAGATTCCATAGAATCAACATATTGAGTACCATCTTGATCAATCTTTTATTTCaatcatgaaataaaattgaaagtcaATAATCAAGAAACTGAACACaaccatatttatttaaaaatgaatatccacATAACATATACAACAATATCCATATAAGAGCTAAAAATCTATTGATTTTTTGTTGTACGCAAATAGTTAGTAAGAACTAAACCAAAATACCTCagaattatttgaaagaaaaaaaaagataaaaatgatagaacaattcaaaaaacaaaagggaaacaaccatatacaaaaatataaatgattaataaaCTAGAAGTctattatgtaaaaaataaaagaaagaaagaactggtTAATAAATTATCTAGTCCTCCCTGCTAAAGGAAGGGAGTGCTCCCTTAGCGTGAGAAGCAGGTGCAGAGTGGCAAGTGGGGATGGGAGTCGGGGAGGGGCAGTGATTTTATAGAGGAGGACCCTGCCAAACACCATTTTAACCAGGTCAACATCAAGAGTCATAAACTAggaattccccagcagtccaggggtcaggactctgtgctttcactgcctagggcccgggttcgatccctggccagggaactaagatcccacaaactgcgagatgaggccaaaaaaaagaaagtcataaatTACTTTGATAGTATATgtccttgatatgatgtgattaaaatgtgataaaattccCTCCGTAATCTTCCtccaaaaaaatacagaaacccAAGATAATCATAAGAAAAGCATCAAATTCCAATAGAGGGACATCCTACAATATACCTGACCAGTATCCCCCCAAACTGTCAGGTTTCTATACAAACTTTTGGTCAAAAACGAGGAAAGTCTGAGAATCTGTTACAGCCAAGAGaaacctaaggagacatgaaaactaaatgtaaTTTGACATTTTAGATgagatcttggaacagaaaaaggacgtTGGGTAAAAGGTAAGGAAATCTGAACCAATGATAGGCTTTAGTAGACAATAACATATTGACATTGGTTCACTAATTGTAATCAATATACCATGGGAATTAAGATGTTACTAATAGGGGGACATGTGAGTGGGGTCGGGTCAATACTCCCTGATCCACGTGCTCAATGTTTTGTAAGTCTAAAACTGTCCAAAAATTAGGTATTACTAAATATAATatggtaaataataaataaacaggagGGGGCATCAATAAACAATATTAGAATGAAAAAGATTAGAAACATCATCTGAGTTTTGGAAACAGTCTACAATACAACACACTATAAACCAAATGATTCTATGAACCAGTGTGTGACaattttttagagcacttttaaaaatattttaaattatgaaatataaagtGTTCACAGAAATCTGTAAAGCATATATGTACAGTTCAACAAATAACTATAGAGTGAAAAGAAGTGGAGCCACTACCCAGGTCAAGAAATGCAACATTGCCAGGCACCTGGCTGCCTGACTTGTGCTCTTTTTCCCAGATTACAGCCCCTTCTGCCTCCTACACTGACCTTATCCTAAGTATTCACGTAGTAATTTTGgtaaacattctaaaattaaaactctgtccatttttgaaaactttatatAACCTTGAAGAAACACAACTGTATTTATGTACTTTAGtgtatttttggtgtattttttcatcatttacgCCGTTACATGCAGCTGGACTTTTCTGTTTCAGGGTTGTAAAGTATTCAACCATATAAACTTTCTACTGTAGATGGggctttgggttgtttccacttttggcctCTTACAAACAGCGTTGCTCTGAAACTTCTCTGACGTGTATACTGGCCATAGAATATGTAAACTGCAACTTGCCAAATGTTTTCAACACATTTTACCAGTTTACGCACTAGCTGCATGCAAGGGTGCTCATCGCCCTTCACTTTTGCAAACCTTTGGTGATTTTCTGCCTTTATAGTTTTAGCCGATCAGGTGAGGGAACAGGGGTACCTCATAATGATTTGCATTTACTTGGTTCCTAATAGGAGTGAACCAATTTTCTGATGATTATTGTCTGATTGGAGGTGCCCCTTCAGGAAGTGCCTCATCAAGTATTGTGTCCATTTTTCTGCTGGGTTGTCTGTCTTGGTAGTAGTTATATGTTCTGCTTATTACTTCTTTACTGGGTATGAGTAACGCGATATCTGTTCTCACTCTTtgatttgtcttttcactctctttttcaTTGTTCTTGATCCACAGAAGTTTCTCTGTACCTCTAACagaacaaatattattaaaaatagctaatatATGGTGACTATCtaatgccagacactgttcaaTGCACTCTGCATAGAATAATTTATTTACGCCTTATCTTCATAATGACCCTATAAGGGAAATCCTATGAACCCTATTTCTCATATGAGGAAACCGCATCAAGGAGAtattaagaaacttgctcaaggtgaCAGATCTAGTAAGTAGGGAAGTATTCAAACAAGAATCTCCAAGATGATTccttaaaagaagaacaaagaggggTGACTTCTCCTCTACCGAACTGTGGTATTTGAGCTGCAATGGACAAATGTATCTGCATacagaatagagaggccagaCACAGACACATGGATATGTGGGAGTCTGCCTATGATGGAGGTAGCGTAGCAAACCAATGGGGAAGGATGGGCTATTCAATATGTGGTAGTGGCATTGGCactattttggggggggggtgggattgGAGCTTGACCTCATACcacttacataaataaatttgagGTGCATTACAGATGGATAAAACAcagaattttaagagaaaatattgaagaaggTCTTTATGAACTCAGGGTGGAACAATGGCTTAAAGAACCAAAAGCACCATGATGGGAACGTctgatatatttaaatgattcCAAACTAAtgactgtgatggttaatttcacaTGTAGACTGGGCTAagagatgcccagatagctggtaaagcATCACTTCTGTGTGTTCTGCATGGCTCTTCCGGGAAGAGATTAGCACTTgcatcagtagactgagtaaagagcGCCTTCACCACTGCAGGTGGGATCACCCAAACCACTGAGAGCCCAGATTCAACAAAAGAGCAGAGTAAGGGTGAATTTACTCTCTCTGCTTGAGCAGACGCATCCGTCTTCCCTTGCTTTGGGACATCTGACATGGGCACTCCTGGTTCCCAGGCTTTCGAACCCAGACTCAACCATATTCCCCGTTCTCCATCTTGCAGACGGCCCACCTGACAGATCGTGGGATTCCTCAGCCTCCATAACCAAATGAATGAGTTCGTCTACTAAGAGCTATAAACATATGTCCTACCGGTTCTATTactctgaagaaccctgactcatacaatgacttaaaaaattaaaagaaattacagtCTAGGAGAAGTTTGTCATCATACATGAAATAGACAATGAATTAGTATCCTGAATATCACATAACTTccacataacaacaacaaaaaatagtcaAACCAAAAAAAGTAGGCAGAGCTTTAGAATAGGTAattcagaaaagaggaaatccaaatggccaataaatacaaGAAGATGTGCAGGATCACTAGCAATCTGAGAAGCTATTCTCTGCCCATTTCGATTAGGTCTGACAATATAAAAAAGTGGGTCAAGATAGGGAGAAACCAGAACTCTCCCACACTGCCAATAGAGGTGGAAATTGGAGGGCAAGCTGGCTTTTCCTAAAAAGTTAAAAGTGAACATAAATACAACCCAGTAATCCTATATACAAAGCTGTTCTGTAAAGCATTGTTTGAAATAACAAAGACTTGCAAATGACCCTATTGTCCATCAGCAGCAGAacgaataaaataaaataaattacacagaTCTAGTGGACTTTGTTGAACTGACTAAGAACTATAGATAAGAGAGTCTTTAGATCTTCTAACTGGaatattgacttttttaaaaggtgatggTGGGGGTATGTTGTTTAAACCACATGACATACTACTTTCGATTTCGTAGCCTTTGTCTACAAACTTTATGAATATACACTGGATTCGTGATTGTTATTTCTCAGGAGTGGAGAGAGGCCTAAGAGAGATCGTGGCAGTGAGAACAAAGGTGGCTCTATCCTTGCCTTTATGTAATTGTCATTGTCAATGTCCCTTGCTTTTCCAAGATTAAGTATAGCAACAACTTACTGACCATGGAAGAAGAGCTGGATCTGGGCATCTTTTCCTGAGAAGAGTGGTCCAGATTGTGAGTATCTAAATGAGTGTGCCGGTTGacttgaaataaaatagaattttcaatAGAATTGCTTGATGAACCCCCTTCAtcaccacccccagctcctgaTCCTTTCAAGAAgacgaattttttttttaatggaagtatagttgatttgcaatattgtgttagtcgCAGGTGTACAGAATAGTGATTGTTATATACatgttttcagattatttttcataataggttatttcaagatattgaatacagttctctgtgctatatagcaaAACCtagggggtttttttgtttgttttgtttttctgtgcaaatccttgttgcttatctgttttctgtacagtagtgtgtatctgttaataccatacctctaatttatccttcccctgcTCCCTTTCCCCTTAgctaaccacaagtttgttttctatgtctgtgagtctgtttctgttttgtatatagattcacctgtattgttttttagattacacatgtaagtgatctatttgtctttttctgtcttacttacttcacttagtatgatattctctaggtccttCTATGCTGCTGCAAGTGACAATATTTCATACTTTtgtagctgagtaatattccacgatatgtatataccacttcttcttaaactaatcatctgttgatgggcacttggtgtgtttccatgtcttggctattgtaaaaagggctgctatgaacactggggtgcatgtatcttttcgaattagagttttcgtcttttctggatatacgcctaggaatgggattgttggatcatatggtagctctatttttagtttttataagcaacctccatacagttttccatagtgactgaaccaatttgcattcccaccgaaagtgtaagagggttccctttcatccacaccctctccagcatttattatttgtacactttttgatgatggccattctgacaggtgtgaggtgatacccctctgtggttttgatttccatttctttaataattagcgatgttgagcatcttttcatgggcctgttggccatttgtatatcttcttttgagaaatgcctACTTAGGTCCAGAAGACTAATTTAGGAACCAGTATACTGGTAAAACTAAACTGTATTTCTAACATTGCTTCTCTTTATTGGGCAAAGGAAATTTTGTTTCAAGTATAAAAGTGAGTGAAAACATAAGGAGTGTAgtggaagaaatattttctgaaatttatttttgtttcttggccTTCAAAACCCCCAATTTTGTTAGCCTAGGCTATTTGGAGCGTGTATCTGCCGGGAAGAGATTGTGATATCCCTGAAATATAACAAGGaaaatttcagtttctaaaatttaaaatagcaatatgAGCCAGGCTACTGTCTTCACAGAGACTTTTCAGAGTTCCCTTATTTCTCTGCACTGCCATATCCACAACTGACCTAAATGAAAGGACCAAAAGCCCTCAAGATCTCAGTTACTTATCACATGAAAGTTTACTCCTTGCTCATATGAGATCTACTATGGTCCAGTTGCTCTCCAGGGCTGCTGCCTTCCCAGTAATTCCAGTCTGCTTCCATCATGCGGTTCCACCATCTCAATACAGGGCTTAATCATCTTTCCAGCCAAGCATCTCACTGCCATCCTCCACTGAGGATCCTGAGTTCAgtctctcagcttcagttttcCACAGAATATACTACCACACAGTTGCCTAGCTGCATGGTGATAGGGATGACACGTGGGCTTTTGCTACTCCTCAATCAGAACTTCAAACAAGCCTTACTTTTTCATTAGTCCTGCCTGTAGTCTTACATGGTGCTTCAAATTCCAGATTCTTACTGAACTTCTGTAGGGGAGAGCTGGAGGGAAGAGAGACGTGGTTTGATGCTCTGAAATGTTCCCTTCTGCACCCAAACTATCATGTTCAATTTCCAAAATTGATTCTGAGTTTGGCCAGTTCTGTGCATTTTCAACACTATGGCCTAAGTCAGTAACCATCAATTCTCACCTGTATTACTTAGATGTTCTAACTACTTCTCCTGCCCCCAAGGGGTCCACAGAACAATTAAGGTGATTAGTTAGATATGTAAAGTATATCATGTCAAGTGCTGTTTTCAACTTCCAATGCCTTCTCATTTCAAGTTGAAAAAAACTCACATATTTCACATGAGCTGCAAGTTCCTGCATACCCTGGACCCTGCGTCTCCCTTCTCAGTGCCCCAGACACAAATGAGCTTCCTCTCTATCCACACAATAACACCAAGCTCTGTGTTAGGGCTGTTACACTTGTTGTTTCATCCAAGTGGAAGTCAGCTCTGGACCTTCCTTCTTGTCATTTGGGACTCAGAAAGGTCTGCTGCTCTATGAAGTATTCCCTGCCCACCGGAACCACACTGCCCATTCTGCACTATCATCCCATCCCCTTTAATCTCTTCACAGAACATATGCCCACTTGAAATTGTGTTGTTCCTTTATTTGTTGATTGGTTTATTGGGATGTGTCAACCACTTAACCATGTGAAATATACATACAGCATTGAGAAGGCAGTGGAGACTTGGAGAGAAGTTTTTCACATGCTGGCACCTTTTGTCCTATGTTTGCTCATCCCTCCTAGCAACTTGGATCAGCCAAGTGTCAGGTGATTCCCACCAAGTCATCCTTCAGATGTGACTGCAAACCAAATCCCCCAACCCAGCCAGCCAGCTGGAACCCAACAATCAACCCCAAACTCACTCACCAACATCACACAAGGcaacaaactcagaaaaataagttttgcTTGAAACGTTTTgatataattattaagaaaagtgCAGAAAAAACGACCACCTCTCAGTTGACTGActgaacaacagaa is part of the Balaenoptera musculus isolate JJ_BM4_2016_0621 chromosome 8, mBalMus1.pri.v3, whole genome shotgun sequence genome and encodes:
- the LOC118899031 gene encoding lysine-specific demethylase 4D-like, whose amino-acid sequence is MQSKHFGSQNPSWKIRTFHPTMEEFEDFNKYIVYLESQGAHRAGLAKVIPPKGWKARQTYDDIDDILIAAPLQQVTTGKAGVFTQHHKKKKVMTMSEYRRLTNSEKHQTPFYSDFEDLERKYWKTRLYDSPVYGADVSGSLFDQNTEQWNLGHLGTIQDLLEQECGVVIEGFNTPYLYFGMWKTAFAWHTEDMDLYSINYLHFGEPKTWYAVPPEHGRRLERLARELFPGSARGCEAFLRHKVALISPTVLKDNGIPFDRVTQEAGEFIVTFPYGYHSGFNHGFNCVEAISFAPPPPRWIDYGKVVWE